Genomic segment of Kiritimatiellia bacterium:
GGAGATCGACCTGCTGGTGGTCAACCCGAAGGCCGCGGGGCATCTCATTGCGGAGGATGTCCTGTGGGGCGTCCCCGAGATCCGGCAGGTGGCGCGGGCGGTCGTCAGCGTGCGGGGCTGGCACACGGAGCGGATCAGCCCGAAGCTGGTCGCGCGGATGCCCGAGCTCGTTCGGTTCGCCGACGCGGAGGCCTTGAAATCGGCGCTGCGCGACCTCGGGCCGGGTCCCGTCGCGCGGATCCTCTGCCTGCCCGACCTGCCCGCCGCGAAGCCCATGGTCGCCAAAACGCTGGAAGTCCTGCGCGAAAAGGGCATCGACGGGGTGCTGCTGTTCCGCCCGATGCTTTTGGAGTTGGCCGCCCACGTGGATGCGCAGAAAAACTACGAAAAGTCCGACCTGCTCCAGCTCCTGCGCATCCTGAAGAAGCACGACCTGCTCAAGGACGCCCAGCTCGACCTGTTCAAGAAAAGCCGCCACGCCTCCGGCGAGCGGTAGCTCTCGCCGGGTGAGACATGCGCACGTCCTGGCGCCGATGGCTTTCGCGGATCGAGCCGGAGGGGATTCCCTGGCCCGGCACCTGTTTTTACAACGCCTTGAGCCGCCGGTCGCCGTTCCAGAAGCATTATGTCCTCGTGGCCGACGAGGTCGCGGCGTTCCGGCCGGCCTCGGTCCTCGACCTCGGGACCGGCCCGGGCTGGCTGCTGCTCCGCCTGCGCGAGCGGCTGCCGGGCGCGGCGCTGCACGGCGCGGACATCTCGCGGGCGATGGTGGAGAAGGCGGCGCAGAACCTGGCGGGGAGCGGCATCGAGCTGCGCTGCGCGGGCGCGGAGGCGCTGCCCTATCCGGACGCCTTCTTCGACGTCGTCGTGTCCACGGGTTCCCTCCATCATTGGAAGAGGCCCGTGGCGGGGCTGAACGAAATCCATCGCGTGCTGAAGCCCGGCGGCCGGGCCCTGGTCTATGACTTGGTTCGGAAGATGCCGGAGGACGTGGCCCGCCGCGCGCGGGCGGAATACGGGCGGTTCCGCGCGACGCTGATGTGGCTGCACTCGTTCGAGGAGCCGTTCTACTCCGCGGGCGAGATGGAGACGCTGGCGGCGCAGAGTGTCTTCGCGGGCGGGGAGACCGGGTTCACCGGCGCGCTCTGCCGATTGCGGTTGGTCAAGGAGTGCGCCAGCGTCAGAAGTAGTACGACGTGTTGAAGGTGAAGTAGAGGTATTCCTCCCGCACGTCGACGAGGACCCGTTCGAGGCGGCCGCCGGCCTGGGCCCAGCCGATGTCGGTGCCGTCGCCGAAGAGGTAGTTGATGCCCAGGTTGACGGCGCTGTTCTTCGTGCGCGTTCCGGCGCTGAAGCTGACGCCGTACAGGTCGGTCTGCGTCAGCGCGTAGGGGTCGTCCACGTCCGGGTCGGGCGCGGCGGACCGGCTGGTGAAGAAGCCGGCGCGCAGCGGGTACTTCTTCCACAGCAGGTACTCGGCGCCGACCGCGGCGTCCACGACGAGTTCCCGCTCCACCGGCACCTCGAAGGGCTGGCCGTCCTGGTCCGTGCCTTTCAGGCGCGTGAAGTCCTCTGCCAAATGGCAGCAGAGGTCCGCGCCGATCGTCCACGCGTCCCGGACCTCGCGCGCGACGCCGAGCGTGAACTGGGCCGCCGTCATGTTGTCCACCTCGACGTCGTCGGAATACATCACGTCGCGCCGGAACTGGCGGTCGACCACGCCGACGATATGCTCCAGCACCTTGCCGTCGCTGTAGAGGAGGGCGGACGGGGTCTGCGCCCGGAGGCCCAGGCTCCAGAGCGGATTCCACCGGTACTGCAGGCCCGCCACGCCGAGCAGGGACAGGCTGCTGTACTCGTAGCCCGCCGCGTACGACTGCCCGAAATCGCCCCAGTAGAGGTCCTGCTGGGAGTTGAACGTGCTGTAGACGCCGTAGAGGGACGCCCCGACGGCCAGCTTCGGGGAAACCTGCCAGCCCGCCGACGGCCCGAGCCACAGGACCTGGTGGTCCTGGCTCAACGTGTAGTAGTGCTGCGACTCGGGGAAGGCCAGGGTCTCGAAGTAGGACATCTTCTTCGGCGCGAACACGGCGAAACCCAGGACCAGGTTGGTATCCATCCGGTACGTGCCGCCCGCCGAGGAGGGCACGGTCTGGAACGCGTCGGCGTCGAAGTCCTCGCCGGGAAACAGGGCGTCATCCATTTTCAGGCGCTGGAACCCGTAGAGGTTGGCCGAGAGCGAGAGGGTGTTGTTCGGCGTTCGCGCCAGGCCGGCCGGGTTGTAGTAGCAGGCCTCGACGCCCTCTGCGATCGCGCAGGCCGCCCCGCCCATGCCGGCCCCCCGGTCGCCGAGCAGGTACTGCAGGTAGTTCGCCTCGCTGGCCCGGCCCGCCGCCGGGAAGAACAGAAGGAAGGAAACCAGGACGACGCCCCTTCGGATCGCGCGCTTCATGACGGCCTCCCTTGTATGGAACAATGCTAGCCCGGCCGCTCGGTCCGCGAAAGTAAAAAACGGAGCCGGGGTGAATCCCGCTTTGCTTGCTTCGACGGCGTGGCCTTCTTATAATGAATTAAAAGTGGAGGCCATCATGTCGCCGCGCCATGTCATGTGGATGCTGATCGCCGGGGTGCTTGCGCTGGGGCTCGCGGGCTGCGAGGACGAGGACTACGACCACGTTCCGCCGGACGGGCAGGGGAGCATCATCCTCGACAACTTCACCGGCGATGACATCTACGTGTTCATCGACGGCACGGCCACCAACCGGTTGCGGGACTACAAGGACGAGGCCTACGACCTGGATCCCGGCGTGCATCGCCTCGTCCTCGACCAGGACGGCGGAGACCGTTACGGCGCGTGGGACGTGGATGTGATCGAGGGCCGCCTGACCATCGTGGATGTCGAGACCGACGACTGGAACTGGGACGACTACGAGGTGACCATTCACCTCGAGACGCCTTGAACGCCGGGGCGGGGCCGGTGTCTGAAAGAAAGAAATGACGCCGCGTCCCGTATTCCGCCTCGCCCTGGTGATCCTGCTCGGCCTGCTCGGGACGTGGCTTATGCCCGTTCACGACGGCTTCTTTCCCCTTTTCCTGGCGGGCGACCGCGGCTGGGAGCCGGCGGCCTGGCTGGCCGTAGCCGCTGCCGCCTTATGGCTCGTACACCGCCGGGAAGGGGTTCCCGCGCCGCGCCCCTTCTGGCTGATCGTGGGAGCGGCCGTGGCCGTGGCGAGCGTGCCGCTGCCCCCGTTCCGCCCGATGACGGATTTCTTTTACTGGCCGGGTGTCGCCAAAGTCGCCGCGGTCGGATTGATCCTGCTCGTGGCGGGCGTCCAGGCGTTCGGTCGGCCGGGCCGCCGGTGGACCGCCCCGTTCCTGGCGATCGCCTCGCCGCTGCTGCTGTTCGCCTCGCGGCCGCCGCCGGGCGGCGGCCGGCTGAAGCGCGCCTTGTTCGCCGCCTTGCTGCTCCTGTTGGCGGCGCCCTGGCTGGCCTTCGGCCGCGACTTCTGGCCGCGGGCGCTCTGGCGGATCTTCAACTTCGACGAGATGGGGCGGCTGGCGGTGTCTTTCCGGCACTGGGCCTGGGCGGGCTGCGCCTTCCTTTTTCTCCTGTCGCCATGGCGCGAGGAAGTCTGGCCGCCCGGACCCGCGGGCCGCCTGCGCTGGCGTGCCACCCTGGCGGCCGCCGTCCTCGTCGTCCTGGCGCTGCTGCCGCTGGCCCTGCACAAGGGATACCAGTTCAAGGCGCTGCTGATGTATGCCGGCCTGATCGTGTTCCTGGAATGGGCCCCGCTGGTTCAGCTGCTGATGCTGGGGCCCCGGCTGCCGGTCCGCCTGGCGCCGCGGCTGGCCGCCCTCCCGCCGGCGGCCGCGCTGGGATGGCCGTGGACCGCGGGATTCCTGCTGCTGGCCGTGGTCCCGTCCCTCATGTATTTCAAAGGGGCCATCGAGGCCGTGGTCACCGGGTCGCTCTTCGCCGCGAAATTCGATCACAGTTGGGTCGGCTGGTGCCTGGACCAGTCCACGCTTCAGTGCGGATTCTGGCGATTCACCATGATCGCGGCGCTGCTCATGGCCCACGCGGCGATCGCGCGTTGGCTGGGTGACCGGACCACGCGGCGGGGCCTCTGGACGTTCCGGCTGCTCGTGATCGCCCTGTTCGTCGGGCCGCTCTGCTACCTCGCGTGTGACTACTGGAGCCTGATCGTGTATATCCGGACGCTCGGCTTCACCCTGCTGCGCTCGTACGGTCTGGTCTACGGCCTCGCCGCCGCCCTGCTAACGCTGGGCTTCCTGCGCTGGGCGCTGCGACGTGCGTGACGATTCGGTCAGGGGCGTTTGGACTTGACGGCGACGGCGCCTGTCGCCCATTCTCCGCCCCCGCAAGGGAAGCCGGGGGCCTGGCATGACCGAACGCGAAGCCTACATAGCGCTCAACATGACCGACAAAATCGGGCCGGTACGCGTCCGCGCGCTGATCGAGACGCTCGGTTCGCCCCAGGCGGTCTTCGGCGCCGGCCGGGCGCAACTGGTGTCCGTGAAAGGCATCGGCGAGGACCTCGCCGAGTCGATCCTCCAGCAGCGCGACACGCTCGACCCGGCGGCCGAGGAGCAGAAGGCGCAGGCGCTCGGCGCGCGGATCGTCACGCCGGCGGACGCCGAGTATCCCGAGCCGCTCTCGAAGATTTACGATCCGCCGCTGGCGCTCTACATCCGCGGCACGCTGGAAAAAACCGACCGCCACGCGATCGCCATGGTCGGCACGCGCCACGCGACGCACTACGGGTTGAGCGTGGCGGACAAGTTGGCCTATCAACTGGGGAAGGTCGGCTTCACCGTCGTCAGCGGGCTGGCGCGGGGGATCGACACCGCCGCGCACCGCGGCGCGCTGAAGGCCGGCGGCCGCACGATCGCCGTCATCGGCAGCGCGCTGGACCGGCTGTACCCGCCGGAAAACGAGAAGCTGGCCGAGGAGATCGTCCAGCACGGCGCCGTGATCAGCGAGTACACGCTCGGGCGCGAGCCGGATAGAACCACCTTTCCCTATCGCAACCGGGTGATCAGCGGGCTCTCGATGGGCGTGGTGGTGGTCGAGGCGGGGGCCACCAGCGGGGCGCTGCATACGGTGGACCAGGCGCTGGAGCAGGGGCGGACGGTGTTCGCCGTGCCCGGGCGCGTGGATAACCCGACCTCCAAAGGCCCGCACCGGTTGATCAAGAACGGCGCGCGGCTGGTGGAGGACGTGGACGACATTCTGCAGGAATTCGAGTTCCTGATCCCGCCGGAAAAGAAGGACGCGGCGGACAAGCTGGACAGCCGGCCCACGGTGGTTTTGAGCGACCTGGAACAGAGGATTGTACGGGCGCTCTGGGAGGAGCCGCTGGACGTGGACTCGCTGACCCGGAAGTCCGGCCTGAAGAGCCACGAGGTAAGTTCTTTGCTGATCGGACTGGAAATGAAGCGGATTGTGCGTATGCTGCCCGGCCGCCTCGTGGAACTGGCCGAGGGGCTGCGGGATAAAACGGAAGGCGAAAAGCCCGAAACCTGAACACCGAACACCGGAACCCTTCCCCATGAGCAAACACCTCGTCATCGTCGAGTCGCCGGCCAAGGCGAAGACCATCAACAAGATTCTCGGCGCCGAGTTCGCGGTCAAGGCCTCCATGGGCCACGTGCGCGACCTGCCGCCGAAGGACTTCGGCATCGATATCGAGAGGAACTTCAAGCCCCGCTACGTGGCCATCAAGGGCCGGGAGAAGGTGCTGGCCGAACTCAAGGCCGTCGCGGCGAAGTCGGACACGATCTACCTCGCGCCCGACCCGGACCGCGAGGGCGAGGCGATCGCCTGGCACCTGAAGACCGCGCTGAAGGGGGCCGTGCCGGAGGACCGCTTCCTGCGCGTGTCCTACAACGAAATCACCGCGCCCGCGATCCGCGAGGCGTTCAGCCATCCCGGCCCGATCGACCTGCGCAAGGTGGACAGCCAGCAGGCCCGGCGCGTGCTGGACCGGCTGGTCGGTTACCGGGTCAGCCCGCTGCTGTGGCGGCGCATCCGCGGCGCGGCCAGCGCCGGCCGCGTGCAGTCGGTCGCCCTGCGGCTGGTCTGCGAACGCGAGAACGAGATCCGGAACTTCAAGCCGGAGGAATACTGGCTGCTCGGCGCGAAGGTGGCCAAGCAGGTCGACCCGAAAGACCCGTTCGAAATCCGGCTCGCCCGGATCAACGGCGAGAAGGCGGAGATCAAGGCGTCGGAGCAGGCGCACGCCGTCAAGGCGGATCTGGAAGGCCGGGCGCTGCGGGTCGCCGCGATCGTGCCCCGCGAGATCAACAAGCGCGCGATGCCGCCGTACATCACCAGCAGCCTCCAGCAGGCCGCCTCCAGCGTGCTCGGGTACGCGCCGGCCTACACCATGAAGCTCGCCCAGCGGCTGTACGAGGGCGAGGACTTCGGCGAGGGGCCGATCGGCCTGATCACGTACATGCGCACGGATTCGTTCCATATCGCCGGCGGCGCGCTGGAGTCCTGCCGCCGGTACATCGGGAGCCATTTCGGCGCCGAGTACCTGCCCGAGAAACCGAATTTCTACCGCAGCCGCGGCAGCGCCCAGGAGGCCCACGAGGCCATCCGCCCGACCGACGTCGAGCGCACGCCGGACTCGCTGGCCTCGGTGCTGGAGCCCGAGGAACTGCGGCTCTACCGCCTGATCTGGCAGCGCTTCGTCGCCAGCCAGATGGTCCCCGCCCGCATCGCGCAGCGCACGGTCGAGATCGAGGCCGTGCCGCCGCCGGGGAAGACCTCCACCTACCTCTTCCGCGCCACGGCCTCCGAGGTCGTGTTCCCCGGCTACATGAAGGCGACCGGCGGCGAGGAGCGTAAGAAGGACGAGAACGGAGAGGAGATCGACCGGCTCCCGCCGCT
This window contains:
- a CDS encoding class I SAM-dependent methyltransferase, with translation MRTSWRRWLSRIEPEGIPWPGTCFYNALSRRSPFQKHYVLVADEVAAFRPASVLDLGTGPGWLLLRLRERLPGAALHGADISRAMVEKAAQNLAGSGIELRCAGAEALPYPDAFFDVVVSTGSLHHWKRPVAGLNEIHRVLKPGGRALVYDLVRKMPEDVARRARAEYGRFRATLMWLHSFEEPFYSAGEMETLAAQSVFAGGETGFTGALCRLRLVKECASVRSSTTC
- the dprA gene encoding DNA-processing protein DprA — its product is MTEREAYIALNMTDKIGPVRVRALIETLGSPQAVFGAGRAQLVSVKGIGEDLAESILQQRDTLDPAAEEQKAQALGARIVTPADAEYPEPLSKIYDPPLALYIRGTLEKTDRHAIAMVGTRHATHYGLSVADKLAYQLGKVGFTVVSGLARGIDTAAHRGALKAGGRTIAVIGSALDRLYPPENEKLAEEIVQHGAVISEYTLGREPDRTTFPYRNRVISGLSMGVVVVEAGATSGALHTVDQALEQGRTVFAVPGRVDNPTSKGPHRLIKNGARLVEDVDDILQEFEFLIPPEKKDAADKLDSRPTVVLSDLEQRIVRALWEEPLDVDSLTRKSGLKSHEVSSLLIGLEMKRIVRMLPGRLVELAEGLRDKTEGEKPET
- the topA gene encoding type I DNA topoisomerase, with protein sequence MSKHLVIVESPAKAKTINKILGAEFAVKASMGHVRDLPPKDFGIDIERNFKPRYVAIKGREKVLAELKAVAAKSDTIYLAPDPDREGEAIAWHLKTALKGAVPEDRFLRVSYNEITAPAIREAFSHPGPIDLRKVDSQQARRVLDRLVGYRVSPLLWRRIRGAASAGRVQSVALRLVCERENEIRNFKPEEYWLLGAKVAKQVDPKDPFEIRLARINGEKAEIKASEQAHAVKADLEGRALRVAAIVPREINKRAMPPYITSSLQQAASSVLGYAPAYTMKLAQRLYEGEDFGEGPIGLITYMRTDSFHIAGGALESCRRYIGSHFGAEYLPEKPNFYRSRGSAQEAHEAIRPTDVERTPDSLASVLEPEELRLYRLIWQRFVASQMVPARIAQRTVEIEAVPPPGKTSTYLFRATASEVVFPGYMKATGGEERKKDENGEEIDRLPPLEVGEGLDCLEWLEQQKFTQPPPRFSEAALVRALEENGVGRPSTYASILSTLVQRRYVTREKRTLSPTDMGMKVCEFLVTHLGELFDVKFTAGMEEALDEIEEGRVEWTRMLGDFYGRFQQWLEAAKGPPADPRLVQALLDAMDGVREWAPENKRGKRTYSDQKFVESVRKNLAEEKPITDRQLEALKSLAIHYREQLPDLPRVLDELGLAAEAEKSRAPVLPPSPETLRKLELLEKVEFKPARQVGKKTYDDRVFADSLRRQVQGGRALSENQVHYLDRLVMKYSSQMENFETLAAELGLHREGPHGMEDVGPLLDALKAVKEWKPPVKRGRRTWDDHAFFQSLSAQHAEHRHLSPRQVLSLKKLATRYRAQIQDFETLSERYGLASLIKTRKPAAPEASPE